The following DNA comes from Myxococcales bacterium.
TCAGGCAGCGCATCCCGGAGCTCGAGACCGTGCGCGAGCTCTGGGTGTACTGCCAGAGCGGCAAGCGTTCCTACGACGCCGCGCGGGCGCTCCAGCAGCGGGGCTTCGTCGTCCGGAACCTTCCGGGCGGTTACGAGAGTTATCGGCACCAGCTCGAGTCGCCACCGAGCTGAACCGACTACAAAAGCCCAGGCTTTCCGCTCTGTCGGCGTCTCAGCTCGGTCTCGATCAGCGCGACGTGCTCGTGCTCTTCGGCCTCGAGCTCGCGATACATGCGCCAGACCGTGCTGCCCCGCGCGAGTCGCGCCGTTCGCTCCGAGAAGAAGAGCTTGGCGCGCTGCTCCAGCCCGAGCGCCACCTCCAGCAGCTCGATGGCGGTCTTCGGTGCGGCGTTCGCGTCGGCGAAGAGCGCGGTGATCTGCGCGCCGACCTCGGTCGACCCGAGCCCGGGTGCCGCGATGTGATAGCGCGACGCCAGCAGCTCCAGGTGTTCACGCTCCATCAGGGCCAGTCGCCCAAACATCTCGCTGAGCTCGGGATCAGACGTGGATTGTGCGCCGCGCTCGTAGAAGGCCCAGCCGCCGAGCTCGACCTCCATGGCCTGCTGCACGGCGGCTCGCGCCGCGTCGTCGGGGAGCGCGCTGTCGTACTCCCGCGTGAGCTGGCCGCCGCACGCCGAACACCGCCCAAACGGAAACGCGAACCCCTCGTATTGCTTGTGACACGAGCCGCACTGCCAGCGGATGCTCGCGCCGGCACAACACACGTAGGGCTCGCCGGCCTCGATGCGCCCGTGACAGCGCGGACACTTGCCCTCGCCGGCGGGAAACTCCTCCGGACCTGCCTCGATGGCGGCGGGCGGCCAGGCGCGGTTGGCCAGGAAGGCGCTGATGTGGCGAGCGGCGCGCCGCCCGGCGCCGAGTGCCAAGATCACCGTCGCGCCGCCGGTGACGATGTCGCCTCCCGCGAACACACCGGGCAGGTTGGTGGCCTGGCTGACGGGATCGGCCTCGATGTAGCCCCACTTCGTGAGCCCGAGTCTTGCCACCGAGCGCGGCACGATGGGGTTGGCGCGCGTGCCGAGGGCGTAGAGCACGGTGGTGGCCGGCACGTCGGTGAATTGCCCCTCGACCGGCACCGGGCGCCGCCGCCCCGAGGCGTCGGGCTCGCCGAGCTCCATGTGCTGGCAGCGCACCCCCCGCACGTTCTCGTTTGCGTCCAGCAACACCTCGGTCGGTGCGCGCAGGAAGTGGAACTCGATGCCCTCTTCGCGGGCGTGCCGCAGCTCTTCGGCGCGCGCCGGCGCCTCGGCCTCGGTGCGCCGATACACACAGTGAACCTGTCGCGCGCCGAGGCGCTTCGAGACCCGCAGGCAATCCATGGCCGTGTTGCCTGCACCGATGACGACCACCGCCTCTCCTAGATCGATGGGCGTGTCGCGGTATGGGAAGCGGTCGCCGCCCATCAGGTTCACGCGCGTCAAGAACTCGTTGGCGCTCAACACCTGGCCGGCGCCCTCGCCCGGCAGCCCGAGGAAGACGGGGTAGCCGGCACCGGTCGCGATGAACACCGCAGTGAACCCCATCTCGCCCATCAGCTGCTCGAGCGTGAACGTGCGGCCCACGACCTTGTTCACCTCGAAGCGCACGCCCAGGTTCTCGAGCGCCCGGATCTCCTTCTCGATGGACTCGCGCGGCAGGCGGAAGCTCGGAATGCCGTAGCGCAGCACTCCACCCACGACGTGCAGGGCCTCGTACACCACGACCTCGACGCCCTCCCGGGCCAGATCTCCGGCGCAAGCGAGGCCGCCGGGACCGGAGCCGACGATGGCGACGCGGCCCTTCTTCGGGTCCTTTGCCACCGGCTCGGTGATCGGCGTCGGCGCCTGGTCACCGACGAAGCGCTCGAGCCGACCGATGGCCACGGGCTCCATCTTTTTGTGGAGGATGCACTGCGCTTCGCACTGGCTCTCCTGCGGGCACACCCGCCCGCAGATCGACGGGAACAGGTTGCTCTCGTGAATGACCGAGAGCGCGCCGGGCAGATCGCGGACCAGAATGTGGCGGATGAAACGCGGGATGTCGATATTGACCGGGCAGCCGGCGATACAGGTGGGGTGGACACACTGAATGCAGCGTTCGGCCTCGAGCAGCGCGTTTGCCTCGGTGTAACCCAGGCCTACCTCGTCGAAGGTCCGCGAGCGCTCGAGCGCCGGCCGCTCCGGCATCGGCGTGGCGGTGGCCGGAACCTGCTTCAGCTTCTTGTAGTTGCGTTTGCCCTCCTCGAACAGCTGCAGCTCGAGGTTACACACGTGGTTGAAGTCTTCCTCGGCGCGCTGCTCGAGGCCCTTGAACCGGCGCTGCCGGATGCTCAGCTCCTCGAAGTCCACGGCGTGTGCGTCGAAGTCCGGTCCGTCCACACAGGCGAACCGCACCTCACCACCGATGGTGACGCGACAAGAGCCACACATGCCGGTGCCGTCGACCATGATGGCGTTCAGGCTGACGACGGTGGGGATCGCGCTTGGCCGTGTGACCTCGGCCACGGCCCGCATCATGGGCAGAGGCCCGATACCAATCACGCGCGCGGGTCTCGGCTCCCGGGTGATGACCTCGGCCAGTGCCGCCGTCACCAGTCCGGCGCGTCCGTGACTGCCATCGTCGGTGCACACGATGAGCTCGTCGCTGATCTCGGCAAAACGCTGCTCCCAGAAGACCAGGTTCTGCGAGCGGAAGCCGATGATGCTGGTGACCCGGTGGCCTGCCTGCTTGAAGGCGCGCGCCTGCGGATAGATGGGAGCCACGCCCAGCCCGCCCCCGACCAGCACCACGTGCCCGGGCTCGTCGACGTGGCTCGGCACGCCCAGCGGTCCCACGAAGTCGAGGAACCAATCCCCGCGTTTGTAGTTCGACAGCATCTCGCGCGTCGAGCGGCCGAGGGCCTGGATGACCAAGGTCACCGTGCCGCGACTGCGATCGAAGTCCGCGATGGTCAGCGGGATACGCTCGCCGTTTTCGTGCAAGCGCAGCATCACGAACTGGCCGGGCTCGGCTGCCTTTGCGACGTCCGGCGCAAAGACCTCCCATAGGAAGGTCGCATCGGAAAAAATTTCGTGGTGGACGATCTGGTACACGGGTGTGTTCTCCGATCTCGACGCACTGAGCATTGAACACCGCGCGGCGAGCGCCCAGTGAATTCTCCGGCCGCTCTGCGAAGAAACTGCGGGCCCGCTCGCGGCGCCTGCGCTATCGTGGAATCGCAACCATGGCCGAGACGCCGACCTTCGTTCGCTCCGTGATGCAGTCGGACGTGGTGTCCCTGACGCGGGATCAATCCCTCGACGAGGCGGCCAGGATCTTGGCCGCACTGGACATCGGCGGCGCGCCCGTCTGCGACGCCGCCGGGCGCGTGCTGGGGATCCTCAGCAAGACGGACGTCGTCGAACACGCGAGCGGCAGCACGATCGCAGGCAGCGTCGAGGACGCCATGAGCCCGGGCGCGGTCTCCGTTGGGCCAGACGAGCCGCTCGAGAGCGCCATCCGGCTGATGGCATTCGAGGGCGTGCACCGGCTCGTGGTGCTGGACGCCGAGTCGCAGCTCGTGGGCATCATCACCTCGATGGACGTGCTGCGAGTGCTGGCCGGCTTCGACCTGGCCACCACGCGAGGCAAGCTGCCGGTCCCCGGACGGCGTCGTTAAGAAGCTGCCCGTTCGAGTGTGAGCAGCGTGATCTCAGCTGGCGCGCCGAGGCGCATGGGCGGGCCCCAATAGCCCGTGCCGTTGCTGACGTAGACCAGCGCGCGGCCAAAACGCGCCAGGCCAGACACCACGGGCTGCTGCAGGCGCACGAAGATGTTCCACGGGAAGATCTGGCCGCCGTGGGTGTGCCCGGACAGCTGCAGGCCCACGCCGAGCCTGTCCGCCTCGAACACCTGTCGCGGCTGGTGGGCCAAGAGCACGAGCTCCCGCGAGTCGTCGCGCCCGGCCACGGCCTTCTTCAGATCCGCGCCGTGCCCGCGGCCAAATCGATGTGCCGAGTAGTCGTCGACGCCCGCGAGATCGTAGCTGACGGCGCCCTCACCGATCTGGACGCGTTCGTTGCGGAGCACTCGAATCCCCAGGCGCTCGAGCTCGTGACACCAGGCCTCGGCCCCCGAGTAATATTCGTGGTTTCCCGTCACGAAGAACACGCCGTACTTCGCGCGCAGGTCCCCGAGGGGAGCTACGTGGTCCGCGAGCTGCGCCACCGAACCGTCGACCAGATCCCCCGTGATGACGATCACGTCGGGTTCGAGCGCATTCGTCTCGCGCACGACGCGTTCGATGAAACCGCGCTGGATGGTCGAGCCGACGTGTACGTCCGAGAGCTGAGCGATGGTCGTGCCGTTCATCTCCGCGGGCAGTCGCGGCAGCGCGACCGTCAGCCGTTTGACCATCAGCTCGGTGAGCCCACTGCGTGCTGCCAGTGTGCCGGCTCCTCCGGCGACCAGAGCGACGCCCACGCCGAGCATGCGGGTCAGGGCCAATCGCCGCTCCGGATCATCCGGCGGGGTCTCGAGCAGGCGACCCGCCAGGCCCAGGCCCACACGACCGGCGTCGACCACGAGCAGCAGCATCACCGTCAGAAACAACAGCCCCATCCAGCTGAAGGTGCCGAGCAGCACCGGGCGCAAGCTCTCGACGCGATGCCCACGGGCAAGGGTGAAGGTGAGCGGGATGCTCGCAAAGAGGGCGATGATGAGGCCGGTCAAGATCCGGTGCCACATCAGCGGGAGCGCGACGTCTCGGACGAGGCGGGCCCAGACGTAATAGTGGAGGCTCCCGGCCAGGGAGAGCACGACCACGAAGAA
Coding sequences within:
- a CDS encoding metallophosphoesterase; this encodes MPRALSFVVFFVVVLSLAGSLHYYVWARLVRDVALPLMWHRILTGLIIALFASIPLTFTLARGHRVESLRPVLLGTFSWMGLLFLTVMLLLVVDAGRVGLGLAGRLLETPPDDPERRLALTRMLGVGVALVAGGAGTLAARSGLTELMVKRLTVALPRLPAEMNGTTIAQLSDVHVGSTIQRGFIERVVRETNALEPDVIVITGDLVDGSVAQLADHVAPLGDLRAKYGVFFVTGNHEYYSGAEAWCHELERLGIRVLRNERVQIGEGAVSYDLAGVDDYSAHRFGRGHGADLKKAVAGRDDSRELVLLAHQPRQVFEADRLGVGLQLSGHTHGGQIFPWNIFVRLQQPVVSGLARFGRALVYVSNGTGYWGPPMRLGAPAEITLLTLERAAS
- a CDS encoding CBS domain-containing protein, with the translated sequence MAETPTFVRSVMQSDVVSLTRDQSLDEAARILAALDIGGAPVCDAAGRVLGILSKTDVVEHASGSTIAGSVEDAMSPGAVSVGPDEPLESAIRLMAFEGVHRLVVLDAESQLVGIITSMDVLRVLAGFDLATTRGKLPVPGRRR
- the gltA gene encoding NADPH-dependent glutamate synthase, coding for MYQIVHHEIFSDATFLWEVFAPDVAKAAEPGQFVMLRLHENGERIPLTIADFDRSRGTVTLVIQALGRSTREMLSNYKRGDWFLDFVGPLGVPSHVDEPGHVVLVGGGLGVAPIYPQARAFKQAGHRVTSIIGFRSQNLVFWEQRFAEISDELIVCTDDGSHGRAGLVTAALAEVITREPRPARVIGIGPLPMMRAVAEVTRPSAIPTVVSLNAIMVDGTGMCGSCRVTIGGEVRFACVDGPDFDAHAVDFEELSIRQRRFKGLEQRAEEDFNHVCNLELQLFEEGKRNYKKLKQVPATATPMPERPALERSRTFDEVGLGYTEANALLEAERCIQCVHPTCIAGCPVNIDIPRFIRHILVRDLPGALSVIHESNLFPSICGRVCPQESQCEAQCILHKKMEPVAIGRLERFVGDQAPTPITEPVAKDPKKGRVAIVGSGPGGLACAGDLAREGVEVVVYEALHVVGGVLRYGIPSFRLPRESIEKEIRALENLGVRFEVNKVVGRTFTLEQLMGEMGFTAVFIATGAGYPVFLGLPGEGAGQVLSANEFLTRVNLMGGDRFPYRDTPIDLGEAVVVIGAGNTAMDCLRVSKRLGARQVHCVYRRTEAEAPARAEELRHAREEGIEFHFLRAPTEVLLDANENVRGVRCQHMELGEPDASGRRRPVPVEGQFTDVPATTVLYALGTRANPIVPRSVARLGLTKWGYIEADPVSQATNLPGVFAGGDIVTGGATVILALGAGRRAARHISAFLANRAWPPAAIEAGPEEFPAGEGKCPRCHGRIEAGEPYVCCAGASIRWQCGSCHKQYEGFAFPFGRCSACGGQLTREYDSALPDDAARAAVQQAMEVELGGWAFYERGAQSTSDPELSEMFGRLALMEREHLELLASRYHIAAPGLGSTEVGAQITALFADANAAPKTAIELLEVALGLEQRAKLFFSERTARLARGSTVWRMYRELEAEEHEHVALIETELRRRQSGKPGLL